The following coding sequences lie in one Arthrobacter sp. PGP41 genomic window:
- a CDS encoding PHP domain-containing protein, protein MDAVAALNEIAFWLERGRAATFKVQAFRKAAAAISPLPPEELAARARNGRLKSMKGIGDRTYQVIRQAVEGEVPDYLADLREKGVQPLASGGATIREVLRGDLHSHSEWSDGGSPIELMVAAAGVLGREYLALTDHSPNLTIANGLSAERLLQQLDVVDAINDGTHPAIEAARAANPVRLLAGIEVDILESGDLDQEPELLDRLDIVVASVHSKLRSDGRTMTRRMLGGIQDAHTNVLGHCTGRLVEGSRGTRPPSDFDAKEVFAACAEHNVAVEINSRPERQDPPDALIQLALDAGCLFSIDSDAHAPGQLDFLQYGAERAERNGVPADRIITTWPVERLLEWADAR, encoded by the coding sequence ATGGATGCCGTAGCAGCGCTCAATGAGATCGCCTTCTGGCTGGAGCGCGGACGCGCTGCCACCTTCAAGGTCCAGGCGTTCCGCAAGGCGGCGGCTGCCATCAGCCCGCTGCCGCCGGAGGAATTGGCTGCCCGTGCACGGAACGGCCGGCTGAAGTCAATGAAGGGCATCGGCGACCGGACGTACCAGGTGATCCGGCAGGCAGTGGAGGGAGAGGTCCCGGATTACCTCGCCGACCTCCGCGAGAAGGGCGTCCAGCCGCTGGCTTCCGGCGGGGCTACCATCCGGGAGGTCCTGAGGGGCGACCTGCACAGCCACAGTGAATGGTCCGACGGCGGCTCCCCCATCGAGCTGATGGTGGCGGCCGCCGGGGTGCTGGGCAGGGAATACCTTGCACTGACGGACCACTCCCCCAACCTCACCATCGCGAACGGGCTCTCGGCGGAACGCCTCCTGCAGCAACTGGATGTGGTGGACGCGATCAACGACGGCACCCACCCCGCGATCGAAGCTGCCCGGGCTGCCAACCCTGTGCGGCTGCTGGCCGGCATCGAGGTGGACATCCTGGAGTCCGGGGACCTGGACCAGGAACCGGAACTGCTGGACCGCCTGGACATTGTGGTGGCCAGTGTCCATTCAAAGCTCCGCTCGGACGGCAGGACCATGACCCGGCGGATGCTCGGCGGCATCCAGGACGCGCACACAAATGTCCTTGGCCACTGCACCGGACGCCTCGTGGAGGGATCCCGGGGTACGCGCCCGCCGTCGGATTTCGATGCCAAGGAGGTGTTCGCCGCCTGCGCCGAACACAACGTGGCAGTGGAGATCAACTCCCGCCCGGAACGGCAGGATCCGCCGGACGCGCTGATCCAGCTGGCGCTCGATGCCGGCTGCTTGTTCTCGATCGACAGCGACGCCCATGCACCGGGCCAGCTGGATTTCCTGCAGTACGGGGCGGAGCGTGCCGAACGGAACGGGGTCCCCGCTGACCGCATCATCACCACCTGGCCGGTGGAACGCCTGCTGGAATGGGCGGACGCCCGGTAG
- a CDS encoding Asp23/Gls24 family envelope stress response protein, whose translation MEYQNPQPEAAIQARAVPVPASALGRTVISETAVAKVAGIAARAVPGVYSLGSGPSRALGAIRDAVGSSDHAAGVHAEVGETQVAVDISLVASYGTPLHSLADQVRAAVYRAVEELVGLQVIEVNVEVTDVYVPPPVKATTPGPTEREALL comes from the coding sequence ATGGAATACCAGAACCCACAACCCGAGGCGGCCATCCAGGCCCGCGCCGTGCCGGTCCCGGCTTCCGCGCTGGGCCGCACCGTGATCTCCGAAACAGCAGTGGCCAAGGTGGCGGGGATCGCCGCCCGCGCTGTCCCCGGGGTCTATTCCCTGGGGTCCGGACCATCACGCGCACTGGGCGCCATCCGGGACGCCGTCGGCAGTTCGGACCATGCTGCCGGAGTGCATGCGGAAGTCGGCGAAACCCAGGTGGCCGTGGACATCAGCCTGGTGGCAAGCTACGGGACCCCCCTCCACTCCCTCGCAGACCAGGTCCGGGCCGCCGTCTACCGTGCGGTGGAGGAACTGGTGGGACTCCAGGTCATCGAGGTCAACGTGGAGGTCACTGACGTCTACGTGCCGCCTCCCGTAAAGGCAACAACGCCCGGCCCCACCGAAAGGGAGGCACTGCTGTGA